CGAGATCGCCTGGGAGAGCGGACTGGCGCGGGCCCAGCAGGCGGCGCGGGCCGCGCACAAGCCGATCCTCGTCGACGTCTGGGCGACGTGGTGCGCCCCCTGCAAGCTCATGGACAAGACGACGTACCGCGACGAGGAGGTGCTCTCCATCCTCCCGGCGTTCGTCCCCGTGAAGCTCGACGCCGACGCCAACGAGGCGTTCCTCGAGCGATTCCGCGTCGAGGCGTTCCCGACCGTCCTCGTCCTCGACGAGGACGGGCGCGAGATCGGCCGGCGGCGCGGGTACGTCTCGGCGAAGGATCTCGGCGCGCTCATGCGCGACGCGGCCGGGGGGTATTCGTCCTATCGAGGTGCCCGCACCCGCAAGGACGACGCCGTCGCGATGCACACGGTGGGCATCTATCTCGCGCGCGTGGGCAATCCGGAGGCCGTCGGCTGGCTCAAGAAGGCGGCGAACAAGGCGAACGATCCCGCGCTCAAGCAGGCCGTGCAGGAGACGCTCGACGGTTTCGTGAGCTCGGCGACGGCGGCTCAGCGCCCGTAGCGATAACCCATCCCCGCGTAGAAGTAGCGGCCCCGCAGCGGTCCCCAGTCGTGGTCGATGGCCGGGTTCCCGAGGTCCGTCTGGATGTAGTCCGTGACGTTGTCGACGCCGACGTAGGCGTCGATCCCCTTCGGGAACGTCCGGCCGATCCGGACGTTCATCGTCCAGAACGACGGGGTGGGGATCAGCCACGGCTGGGTTTCGGAATACAACGCGTCGGGCTGGAGGTTGTCGCGGTCGAAATACTGGACGACCATCGCGCCCTGGTGCTGGAACGAGGCGGAGATCGTGGTGGCCCGGTCGGGCTTGACGTCGATCGTCGCGGCGGCCGTCCGGCACGCCAGGTACGGGATCCGCTGGGTGGTGAGCGTGTAGCTCACGGGGCTGCCGAAATCGGCGACGACCGGGACGGCGTCGGCGTCGCTGGTGTTGTCGGGGTTGAGCCAGGAGATCGAGCCGCGTACGCCGATCCACGGCCGAATCTGCCAGCGCCCTTCGAGGCTCAGGGCGTCGAAACGGGCCTGGGGCACGCTCATGTTCTGGTAGGTCGGTCCGTAACCGTAGGTGAGCGACACCGCCTTGAGGACGTAGTCGTCGAATTCGGTACGGAAATACGATCCCGAGACCTTCACGTCCGGGCCGGGCTGCCAGGTCGCCTCCACCCCTGCGGCGAAGGAGTCCTCCATGCCGATGCCGCGATTCCCGCGGTACTTCCGGCCGCAGCAGACCTCGGAGTAGGTCTGCCCGGGGACGCGAAATCCGGAGCCCGCCGAGGTGCGCAGCGTCCAGGCCGGAACGGGCTTCCACGTGATCGCCAGTCGTGGGAGCGTCTTCGAGCCTCCGGGGAGGGGATAGGCGAGCCAGGCGGCTCGCGTCTCCGTGTCCTCGTACTCGACGTCGACGAATCGCAGCCCCGCTTCGATCTCGAGGCCGTCGCGCGGGGTCCACAGAGTCTCGGCCCACACGCCGGTCTCGGTCGAGTTTTCGGTGAACTCCGCGGAGAACCACGCCTCGGGCGGAAGGCCGAGCGCGAAGGCGTTGTACCGGACGTCCACGACATCGGCTTCGTGCGCCGACCATGCCACGCCGGCGCGCAGCGCCCAGGAGAAGCCGAACGAGCGGGACCACGACCCCTGCGCGAGCCCGGTCGTGTCGGCGATCTTGTAGGTCTGGATCATCGGCTGGTTCGCCGTGAGCTCCTCGAAGATGTCCTCGTCGCGATCGGCGAAGAGGCCGCCGATCTTCACGCGGGAACCGTCCCCGAAACCGATCTCGTAGCCGACGTCGGCCTGGGTGCGTGCAAGGTC
The sequence above is a segment of the Candidatus Polarisedimenticolaceae bacterium genome. Coding sequences within it:
- a CDS encoding thioredoxin family protein; translated protein: MRRMAAIVLLAGPAMAAEPEIAWESGLARAQQAARAAHKPILVDVWATWCAPCKLMDKTTYRDEEVLSILPAFVPVKLDADANEAFLERFRVEAFPTVLVLDEDGREIGRRRGYVSAKDLGALMRDAAGGYSSYRGARTRKDDAVAMHTVGIYLARVGNPEAVGWLKKAANKANDPALKQAVQETLDGFVSSATAAQRP
- a CDS encoding TonB-dependent receptor; the encoded protein is MRRIILAAAVLLLGGTVVAEAPTPERTEDQLEASGVAIQTVCTNCNNADLSLGGLGNDHVPIVCDDLPVPKGLAQVYLLSVAPPTVVDRIAVKRGPYSAELEGSAVGGSIKLERREAKPGLQLFTSADAGSYGWGGARVDVSGGGEKLRGAVVASWATSDTIDANGDGTNELGSFDRKTWDARGEWRIGSDQTLRAGLSGYDESQEEGRGAFDFATYVISGETDLRYNRQDVDLARTQADVGYEIGFGDGSRVKIGGLFADRDEDIFEELTANQPMIQTYKIADTTGLAQGSWSRSFGFSWALRAGVAWSAHEADVVDVRYNAFALGLPPEAWFSAEFTENSTETGVWAETLWTPRDGLEIEAGLRFVDVEYEDTETRAAWLAYPLPGGSKTLPRLAITWKPVPAWTLRTSAGSGFRVPGQTYSEVCCGRKYRGNRGIGMEDSFAAGVEATWQPGPDVKVSGSYFRTEFDDYVLKAVSLTYGYGPTYQNMSVPQARFDALSLEGRWQIRPWIGVRGSISWLNPDNTSDADAVPVVADFGSPVSYTLTTQRIPYLACRTAAATIDVKPDRATTISASFQHQGAMVVQYFDRDNLQPDALYSETQPWLIPTPSFWTMNVRIGRTFPKGIDAYVGVDNVTDYIQTDLGNPAIDHDWGPLRGRYFYAGMGYRYGR